A region of Carassius gibelio isolate Cgi1373 ecotype wild population from Czech Republic chromosome B11, carGib1.2-hapl.c, whole genome shotgun sequence DNA encodes the following proteins:
- the si:ch1073-456m8.1 gene encoding leucine-rich repeat flightless-interacting protein 2, with translation MHSGSLEKAGSLRKRTLSRGMSEDESLKHIIRDAEESSRHLSRSDSRYGSLKRGQRLESHSEDDLLSENLEVTELRASYEERLQEVRTLELQQDVLLFQVDCLQDALESTEEMLAEAQRDNHSLTMELEREREMRRKSEDTLDSLKQELERLREERSSEPLQLRPVLLQASPEGTSVDRDEHTLAHSEGTSVDPNTSQPFQLKNVVFHSQKPAAPGGDDYDESSGYEDAPSEFSPSPSTPDTQTDGALLDSEAEEGEDGTSPSETSLSKSSDSCALS, from the exons ATGCATTCAGGCAGCCTTGAGAAAGCGGGTTCTCTGAGGAAACGGACGCTGTCTCGAGGAATGAGCGAAGACGAGTCTCTCAAGCACATTATCAGAGAC GCAGAAGAATCGAGCAGACACCTGTCACGCAGCGATAGCAGATATGGATCATTAAAAAGAGGACAAAGACTAGAAAGCCAT agtgaaGATGATCTACTCTCTGAAAACTTAGAAGTG ACGGAGCTGAGAGCGAGCTACGAGGAGCGTCTTCAGGAGGTGCGGACCCTGGAGCTGCAGCAGGACGTGCTTCTGTTTCAGGTGGACTGTCTTCAGGACGCCCTCGAGAGCACGGAGGAGATGCTCGCTGAAGCCCAGAGAGACAACCACAGTCTCACCATG GAGCTGGAGCGAGAACGAGAGATGAGGAGGAAGTCAGAGGACACGCTTGATTCATTAAAGCAGGAGCTGGAGAGGTTAAGAGAG GAAAGAAGCAGCGAGCCGCTTCAGTTGAGACCCGTCTTGCTCCAGGCCTCTCCGGAGGGGACATCAGTGGACCGAGACGAACATACGCTCGCACACAGCGAAGGCACCTCCGTGGATCCGAACACGAGCCAGCCGTTCCAGCTGAAGAATGTGGTGTTTCACAGTCAGAAGCCTGCTGCTCCAGGCGGAGATGACTACGACGAAAGCAGCGGCTATGAAGACGCTCCGTCCGAGTTCTCGCCCAGTCCGTCCACTCCAGACACGCAGACGGATGGAGCTCTGCTGGACAGCGAGGCTGAAGAGGGAGAGGATGGGACGAGTCCCTCCGAGACCAGCCTCTCTAAAAGTTCAGATTCTTGTGCTCTGTCTTAA